One Sphingomicrobium sp. XHP0239 DNA segment encodes these proteins:
- a CDS encoding DUF427 domain-containing protein, with product MVKAVWNGETIADSDDTVVVENNHYFPRSDVKMDRLVPSDTTSHCPWKGEASYYSIRADGVTNSDAAWTYKEPKEKASEIKDRIAFWKGVEVS from the coding sequence ATGGTCAAGGCAGTCTGGAACGGCGAGACGATCGCCGACAGCGACGACACCGTCGTCGTCGAGAACAATCATTATTTTCCGCGGAGCGATGTGAAGATGGACCGGCTCGTGCCGTCCGACACCACCAGCCACTGCCCGTGGAAGGGCGAGGCGAGCTATTATTCGATCCGCGCCGATGGCGTGACCAACAGCGATGCGGCCTGGACCTACAAGGAGCCCAAGGAGAAGGCGAGCGAGATCAAGGACCGCATCGCCTTCTGGAAGGGCGTCGAGGTTTCCTAG
- a CDS encoding ArsC family reductase, with protein sequence MYGIANCDTIKKAKTWFEKRQIPYVFHDYKKSGIDKDVLEMWVLEEGWEPLLNKRGTTFRELPDVLKKDMDADKAITLMAAHPSMIKRPVVTDGDTILIGYDSTGYEKMTGIHE encoded by the coding sequence ATGTACGGTATCGCCAATTGCGATACGATCAAGAAAGCCAAGACCTGGTTCGAGAAGCGCCAGATCCCCTATGTCTTCCACGACTACAAGAAGTCGGGGATCGACAAGGACGTTCTCGAAATGTGGGTGCTGGAGGAAGGGTGGGAGCCGCTTCTCAATAAGCGCGGCACGACCTTTCGCGAGCTTCCCGACGTGCTCAAGAAGGACATGGACGCGGACAAGGCGATCACGCTGATGGCCGCGCACCCGAGCATGATCAAGCGGCCGGTGGTGACCGACGGGGACACGATCCTGATCGGCTATGATTCGACCGGCTACGAGAAGATGACGGGGATCCACGAGTAA
- a CDS encoding MATE family efflux transporter: MPADAPARSDTPVQKKQAKLVTGSIPGHLVTQTLPMMAGGAALMSVGIIDAYFIGQLGASELAAVSFIFPVTVALSSLGVGVIAGISSVTGRALGEGDEEKARQRGNMGIVLAAAFGLAIGLALFLFNGPLFRLMQADAEMIPLITAYMGPFALGFPLLLVNMGANGCLRGQGLAKRASSVLLFYAAANWILDPILITGAFGFEGFGIAGAAYATIGGWIAGCLAGFFFLQRSALPLQPKTLGQCDWRRGTAALARVGAPAAFSNSINPIGLSVLTAFLAAGAGEAAVAGFGTGGRIQSFAVVPLLGLSASIGAIVGQNWGAGQMDRVRSALVYSAGFCVAYGLGIGALLVAFRESLGGIFSEDPEVIDAVSRYLSIAAWGYAGYGLLIVANGALNALDFAGNALVQSLFRVLAVMVPVAWLLQENGDGVYIAELVANLVGGSIAVAMIWWVVWKRGRRSGETAR, encoded by the coding sequence ATGCCCGCCGACGCCCCCGCCCGTTCCGACACGCCCGTGCAGAAGAAGCAGGCGAAGCTCGTCACCGGATCGATTCCCGGCCATCTCGTCACCCAGACCCTGCCGATGATGGCCGGGGGTGCGGCGCTGATGAGCGTGGGGATCATCGATGCGTACTTCATCGGACAGCTGGGCGCGAGCGAGCTGGCGGCGGTTAGTTTCATCTTTCCCGTCACGGTCGCCCTGTCGTCGCTGGGCGTCGGCGTGATTGCGGGGATTTCCAGCGTCACCGGCCGCGCCCTGGGCGAAGGCGACGAGGAAAAGGCACGGCAGCGCGGCAATATGGGCATCGTGCTGGCAGCAGCGTTCGGGTTGGCAATCGGGCTGGCGCTCTTTCTGTTCAACGGGCCCCTGTTCCGGCTGATGCAGGCGGATGCGGAGATGATTCCGCTGATCACGGCCTATATGGGACCGTTCGCGCTCGGCTTTCCGCTGCTGCTCGTGAACATGGGGGCGAACGGGTGCCTGCGCGGGCAGGGACTGGCGAAGCGAGCGAGTTCGGTGCTGCTCTTCTACGCGGCGGCGAACTGGATCCTCGATCCGATCCTTATCACCGGTGCGTTCGGGTTCGAGGGCTTCGGGATCGCGGGCGCGGCCTATGCCACCATCGGCGGATGGATCGCGGGTTGTCTGGCGGGCTTCTTCTTCCTGCAACGTAGCGCGCTTCCGTTGCAGCCCAAGACATTGGGCCAGTGCGACTGGCGTCGCGGGACCGCAGCACTGGCGCGGGTCGGGGCACCCGCCGCCTTTTCCAATTCCATCAATCCCATCGGCCTGTCGGTCCTGACCGCCTTTCTGGCGGCGGGCGCGGGAGAGGCGGCGGTGGCGGGGTTCGGTACCGGCGGACGGATCCAGAGTTTCGCGGTGGTGCCGCTGCTCGGCCTGTCGGCATCGATCGGGGCGATCGTCGGACAGAATTGGGGCGCCGGACAGATGGACCGGGTGCGCAGTGCGCTCGTCTATTCGGCGGGCTTCTGCGTCGCCTACGGGCTCGGCATCGGCGCTCTTCTGGTCGCATTCCGGGAAAGCCTCGGCGGTATCTTCAGCGAGGATCCGGAGGTCATCGATGCGGTCTCGCGTTACCTCAGCATCGCGGCGTGGGGATATGCGGGCTACGGGCTTCTGATCGTCGCCAACGGGGCTCTCAACGCGCTCGATTTCGCGGGCAATGCGTTGGTGCAGAGCCTGTTCCGGGTGCTCGCCGTGATGGTTCCGGTGGCCTGGCTCCTCCAGGAGAATGGGGACGGTGTCTATATTGCCGAACTGGTCGCGAACCTCGTCGGCGGAAGTATCGCGGTCGCGATGATCTGGTGGGTCGTGTGGAAGCGCGGACGGCGCAGCGGCGAGACCGCGCGCTGA
- a CDS encoding DMT family transporter, giving the protein MRREPGPTGPASSPRRRRPRCGSITRTEDRAGLWLLGLLAIFAFAANSLFARAALEEGSTGPGAFAAIRLAAGAAILLPMLRGVRVRDHSRGGAALAAYAVLFAFAYVELGAASGALILFAAVQTSVIAGGLLRGGRVGPVGFAGIGLAFAGVAALLLPGAGRVDPIAAILMIGAGIAWGAYTLIGHAGAKGAARATAASFVVAALLVGPLLLLREPVSGEGLVLAILSGALTSGLGYVAWYRVAPRLSLGGVAAVQLATPIAAALMAWPLLGEAPTMRLAMAGALVLGGVALAMRDRTR; this is encoded by the coding sequence GTGCGCCGGGAGCCGGGACCGACCGGGCCCGCGAGCTCGCCGAGGCGGCGGCGGCCAAGGTGCGGATCGATTACGCGGACTGAGGACCGGGCGGGGCTCTGGCTCCTCGGCCTGCTCGCGATCTTCGCCTTCGCGGCCAATTCGCTGTTCGCCCGCGCGGCGCTCGAGGAGGGATCGACCGGACCGGGAGCGTTCGCGGCAATCCGGCTGGCAGCAGGGGCGGCGATCCTTCTTCCCATGCTGCGCGGAGTGCGGGTGCGCGACCATTCGAGAGGCGGGGCGGCGCTGGCGGCCTACGCCGTGCTATTCGCCTTTGCCTATGTCGAGCTTGGGGCGGCCAGCGGGGCGCTGATCCTCTTCGCCGCCGTGCAGACCAGCGTGATCGCGGGCGGGCTTCTTCGCGGCGGCCGCGTGGGGCCGGTCGGTTTCGCGGGCATCGGCCTCGCGTTCGCCGGCGTCGCGGCGCTGCTTCTTCCGGGCGCGGGGCGGGTCGATCCGATCGCGGCGATACTGATGATCGGTGCGGGGATCGCATGGGGCGCCTACACGCTCATCGGACATGCCGGGGCGAAAGGCGCCGCACGGGCGACGGCGGCCAGCTTCGTGGTGGCCGCCCTGCTCGTCGGACCGCTGCTGCTCCTTCGCGAGCCGGTTTCGGGCGAAGGCCTCGTGCTCGCCATCCTGTCGGGGGCGTTGACTAGTGGGCTGGGTTATGTCGCCTGGTACCGCGTTGCGCCCCGCCTTTCGCTCGGCGGGGTGGCGGCGGTGCAGCTGGCGACCCCGATCGCCGCCGCGTTGATGGCGTGGCCACTGCTGGGCGAAGCGCCGACGATGCGACTGGCGATGGCGGGGGCGCTGGTGCTCGGAGGGGTTGCGCTCGCGATGCGCGATCGGACGCGCTGA
- the purT gene encoding formate-dependent phosphoribosylglycinamide formyltransferase: MTPTATVLLLGSGELGKEFVISCQRLGCRVIACDAYEGAPAMQVADAAEVFSMLDGAALRAAVEKHRPDHIVPEIEAIRTEMLVELEGEGWHVVPTAEAARLTMNRDAIRDLAAGELGLATSPYRYAESFEELEAAGAAIGFPLVVKPVMSSSGKGQSIAYRPSDLETSWDYARAGMRGDRVRVIAEGFVDFDYEITLLTVRHQDGVSFCPPVGHRQEQGDYRTSWQPHAMSEAALAMAQAMAKTVVNRLGGHGLFGVEFFVTGDEVIFSELSPRPHDTGMVTLISQNLSEFDLHARAILGLPVPDQIAARPSASAVVLADREAEDFAITGLAEAMDAPPGTQVDVRVFGKPVTRSYRRMGVALVSAPGAGTDRARELAEAAAAKVRIDYAD; the protein is encoded by the coding sequence ATGACCCCGACCGCGACCGTGCTGTTGCTGGGATCGGGAGAGCTGGGCAAGGAATTCGTGATTTCCTGCCAGCGTCTCGGGTGCCGGGTCATCGCCTGCGACGCCTATGAGGGTGCGCCCGCGATGCAGGTCGCCGATGCGGCGGAAGTGTTTTCGATGCTCGACGGCGCGGCACTGCGCGCGGCGGTCGAGAAACATCGGCCCGACCATATCGTGCCCGAGATCGAGGCGATCCGCACCGAAATGCTGGTGGAGCTGGAAGGCGAAGGATGGCACGTCGTTCCGACCGCCGAGGCCGCGCGGCTGACGATGAACCGCGACGCGATCCGCGACCTGGCGGCGGGCGAACTTGGGCTGGCGACCTCGCCCTATCGCTACGCGGAGAGTTTCGAGGAGCTGGAGGCGGCGGGCGCGGCGATCGGCTTTCCGCTGGTGGTCAAACCGGTGATGAGTTCGAGCGGAAAGGGGCAGTCGATTGCCTACCGCCCGAGCGATCTGGAAACCTCGTGGGACTATGCGCGCGCGGGGATGCGCGGCGACCGGGTGCGAGTGATCGCGGAAGGGTTCGTCGATTTCGATTACGAGATCACGTTGCTGACCGTGCGGCACCAGGATGGAGTGAGCTTCTGTCCGCCCGTCGGGCACCGGCAGGAACAGGGCGACTATCGCACCAGCTGGCAGCCGCATGCGATGAGCGAGGCGGCACTGGCGATGGCGCAGGCCATGGCGAAGACGGTGGTGAACCGCTTGGGAGGACACGGCCTGTTCGGCGTCGAGTTCTTCGTGACCGGCGACGAGGTGATCTTCTCCGAACTGTCGCCGCGTCCCCACGATACGGGGATGGTGACCCTGATCAGTCAGAACCTGAGCGAGTTCGATCTGCACGCCCGTGCGATCCTGGGCCTGCCCGTCCCCGACCAGATCGCCGCACGACCGAGCGCGAGTGCGGTCGTCCTCGCCGACCGGGAGGCGGAGGATTTCGCGATCACGGGTCTGGCCGAGGCAATGGACGCACCCCCTGGTACGCAGGTCGACGTGCGCGTCTTCGGCAAGCCCGTGACGCGGTCCTATCGGCGAATGGGCGTCGCGCTGGTGAGTGCGCCGGGAGCCGGGACCGACCGGGCCCGCGAGCTCGCCGAGGCGGCGGCGGCCAAGGTGCGGATCGATTACGCGGACTGA
- a CDS encoding AI-2E family transporter gives MAGSMGELVRRTLVVLLLVGIALVVPILSTTLMLIFGAILVAILIRSAAWPYMRLGLGNAPSVLLGLVTILLLLGGFGWLFGAQLSGQFGELQAQLTAAVPELRARLSTLPVVGSLAGQTPDIQQIAGRALGFAFGLLGLVTNLVLVIVGAAYLALEPDVYKRGLARLFPKGRAEKIIEALEVSGHALKRYLLGQLLTMAIVGGMVWIGLELIGVPSAAALGLTIGIANFIPLVGPFIGAIPGLVIAFSAVPDMFLYALLVYVVAQQLEGNVLTPMVQNMAVSIPPALLIFALAALGSLFGFIGVILAAPLTVVIYTLVTMLWTRDTLGHDVKVPGGKRRREHQADEDASVPTCEQQPG, from the coding sequence ATGGCGGGATCGATGGGCGAATTGGTGCGGCGCACACTGGTCGTGCTGCTGCTGGTCGGAATCGCGCTCGTTGTGCCGATCCTGTCGACCACGTTGATGCTGATCTTCGGCGCCATCCTGGTCGCGATCCTGATCCGCTCGGCCGCTTGGCCGTACATGCGGCTGGGGCTGGGAAATGCGCCGTCGGTCCTCTTGGGACTGGTGACGATCCTCCTGCTGCTCGGCGGTTTCGGCTGGCTGTTCGGTGCCCAGCTCTCGGGCCAGTTCGGCGAACTTCAGGCGCAGCTGACCGCGGCCGTTCCCGAATTGCGTGCACGTCTTTCCACGTTGCCGGTGGTCGGATCGCTGGCGGGGCAGACGCCGGACATCCAGCAGATTGCCGGCCGCGCGCTGGGTTTCGCCTTCGGCCTCCTCGGCCTCGTCACCAACCTCGTGCTGGTGATCGTGGGCGCCGCCTATCTCGCGCTCGAACCCGATGTCTACAAACGCGGTCTAGCGCGCCTCTTCCCCAAGGGCCGCGCCGAAAAGATCATCGAAGCGCTGGAGGTCAGCGGGCATGCGCTCAAACGCTACCTTCTCGGCCAGCTTCTCACGATGGCGATCGTGGGCGGGATGGTTTGGATCGGTCTCGAACTGATCGGGGTCCCCTCCGCCGCCGCATTGGGCCTCACCATCGGTATCGCCAATTTCATTCCGCTCGTCGGCCCGTTCATCGGGGCCATACCCGGTCTCGTCATCGCCTTCTCCGCGGTGCCCGACATGTTTCTCTACGCCCTGCTCGTCTACGTCGTGGCGCAACAGCTCGAAGGAAACGTGCTCACCCCCATGGTGCAGAACATGGCGGTTTCCATCCCGCCCGCGCTGCTGATCTTCGCGCTGGCGGCGCTGGGGAGCCTGTTCGGTTTCATCGGCGTCATCCTCGCCGCCCCGCTGACCGTCGTGATCTACACCCTGGTCACCATGCTCTGGACCCGCGACACGCTCGGCCATGACGTAAAGGTCCCGGGTGGCAAGAGGAGACGCGAACATCAGGCAGACGAAGATGCCAGCGTTCCGACGTGCGAACAGCAGCCGGGTTGA
- a CDS encoding CHRD domain-containing protein: MTITKIAALAAGTALLGACATAQETLVENVDDTYTAYLTGDKVPGGGDMDGYARAEVTVSGTLDRVCYEIDEVRGVVPTAAHIHEGNEGQTGRPVVTLEDNDGTWSGCVNSDGPVRDHIERMPSMHYVQIHTAEYPNGAIRGQLYDYDN, translated from the coding sequence ATGACCATTACGAAAATTGCCGCACTGGCAGCCGGAACGGCACTTCTGGGCGCGTGCGCGACCGCGCAAGAAACGCTCGTCGAGAATGTCGACGATACCTACACCGCGTACCTGACCGGAGACAAAGTCCCGGGTGGCGGCGACATGGACGGCTACGCCCGTGCCGAGGTGACGGTCTCCGGAACGCTCGACCGTGTCTGCTACGAAATCGACGAAGTTCGCGGAGTGGTTCCGACCGCCGCGCACATTCATGAAGGTAACGAAGGCCAGACGGGTCGCCCCGTTGTGACGCTCGAGGACAATGACGGGACCTGGTCCGGCTGCGTCAACAGCGACGGTCCGGTTCGCGATCATATCGAACGGATGCCATCGATGCATTACGTGCAGATCCACACCGCCGAATATCCGAACGGTGCGATCCGCGGTCAGCTCTACGACTACGACAACTAG
- the guaA gene encoding glutamine-hydrolyzing GMP synthase translates to MSEADFGDTILIVDFGSQVTQLIARRVREAGVYCEIAPFTMAAEAFERLEPKGIILSGSPASVPADGSPRAPGIVFESGLPILGICYGQQVMTHQLGGEVRPGHETGEGGEFGRAFLTVTKECALFDGLWEVGERHQVWMSHGDKVTEFADGFEIVAKSDGAPFAVIANEENRRYGTQFHPEVVHTPDGGKLIANFVRHVCGCAGDWTMAAYRDAQIATIREQVGDAKVICGLSGGVDSAVAAVLIHEAIGEQLTCVFVDHGLMRANEAEQVVSLFKGHYNIPLVHVDAEERFLAGLEGETDPEKKRKFIGKTFIDVFEEEARKIGGADFLAQGTLYPDVIESVSFTGGPSVTIKSHHNVGGLPERMDMKLVEPLRELFKDEVRDLGRELGLPDAFVGRHPFPGPGLAIRIPGEVTKERCDILRKADAIYLDEIRKAGLYDAIWQAFAVLLPVRTVGVMGDARTYDSVCGLRAVTSVDGMTADVYPFESQFLQNVATRIVNEVQGINRVVYDYTSKPPGTIEWE, encoded by the coding sequence ATGAGCGAAGCGGATTTCGGCGACACCATCCTGATCGTGGATTTCGGTAGCCAGGTCACCCAGCTGATCGCGCGGCGGGTGCGCGAGGCGGGGGTCTATTGCGAGATCGCACCGTTCACCATGGCCGCGGAAGCCTTCGAGCGACTGGAGCCCAAGGGCATCATTCTGTCGGGAAGCCCGGCCAGCGTTCCTGCCGACGGCTCCCCGCGTGCGCCCGGGATCGTCTTCGAAAGCGGTCTGCCGATCCTCGGCATCTGCTACGGCCAACAGGTGATGACGCATCAACTGGGCGGCGAGGTGCGGCCCGGGCACGAGACCGGCGAGGGCGGCGAGTTCGGGCGAGCGTTCCTGACGGTGACCAAGGAATGTGCGCTGTTCGACGGGTTGTGGGAGGTCGGCGAGCGGCACCAGGTGTGGATGAGCCACGGGGACAAGGTCACCGAATTCGCCGACGGGTTCGAGATCGTCGCCAAGTCCGACGGTGCACCCTTCGCCGTCATCGCGAACGAGGAAAACAGGCGCTACGGCACCCAATTCCACCCGGAGGTCGTGCACACCCCGGATGGCGGCAAGCTGATCGCCAATTTCGTGCGGCACGTGTGTGGCTGTGCAGGCGACTGGACGATGGCGGCCTATCGCGACGCACAGATCGCGACGATCCGCGAACAGGTCGGCGACGCGAAGGTTATCTGCGGACTGTCGGGCGGGGTCGACAGCGCGGTGGCGGCGGTGCTGATCCACGAGGCGATCGGCGAGCAGCTGACCTGTGTCTTCGTCGATCACGGACTGATGCGCGCGAACGAGGCGGAGCAGGTCGTCAGCCTGTTCAAGGGCCATTATAACATTCCGCTCGTGCATGTGGATGCGGAGGAGCGCTTCCTGGCGGGGCTGGAGGGGGAAACCGACCCCGAGAAGAAGCGCAAGTTCATCGGCAAGACCTTCATCGACGTGTTCGAGGAAGAGGCCCGGAAGATCGGCGGCGCGGACTTCCTCGCGCAGGGAACGCTCTATCCCGACGTCATCGAGAGCGTTTCGTTTACCGGCGGCCCGAGCGTGACGATCAAGAGTCATCACAATGTCGGCGGTCTGCCCGAGCGGATGGACATGAAGCTGGTCGAGCCGCTGCGCGAATTGTTCAAGGATGAGGTGCGCGATCTCGGACGCGAGCTGGGACTGCCCGATGCCTTCGTGGGGCGGCACCCCTTTCCGGGGCCGGGGCTGGCGATCCGCATTCCGGGCGAGGTGACGAAGGAACGGTGCGACATCCTGCGCAAAGCCGACGCCATCTATCTGGACGAGATCCGCAAGGCGGGGCTGTACGATGCGATCTGGCAGGCCTTCGCGGTATTGCTGCCGGTACGAACGGTAGGCGTGATGGGCGATGCGCGAACCTACGACAGCGTATGCGGCCTTCGCGCGGTGACCAGCGTCGATGGGATGACGGCGGATGTCTATCCCTTCGAAAGCCAGTTCCTGCAGAACGTGGCGACGCGCATCGTCAACGAGGTGCAGGGCATCAACCGCGTGGTCTACGACTATACGTCGAAGCCTCCCGGAACGATCGAGTGGGAGTAG
- a CDS encoding prolyl oligopeptidase family serine peptidase → MRPVASTLALTAALLASTACTTTMEEARVAPAAGSETMIEPMAYPDTRAENVGYQVGDLTVEDPYRWLENDVREDPAVARWVEAQNEVTFDYLEKLPGTEWFKKRMTALYDYERIGVPREAGGMYFYSKNDGLQPQSVLYVQDGLDGSPRVLIDPNTWSDDGATALGEYAVSEDGTMLAYAIQDGGSDWRTVKVMNVRTNQVMNDTVEWVKFSGLEWAKDGSGFYYSRFPANEEAGKFIGLNTDQAVYFHRLGTDQSEDELVFARPDNPELNNAASVSDDGRYLITSSSTGTDGWETAVIDLQNRDRDPLVIEPGVDYETSYVGNEGTTFYFATNRDAPRGGVFKVDITDANLSREWVIAEDAASKLNGVSLVGGRLIADYLVDVKSEARVYDMDGDMIRTIELPGIGSAGGFGGSPERSETFYSFSSFGQPSTVYRYDVATGESSVWAAPDVDFDPSDYVTEQVFYTSKDGTRIPMFVTRHRDTSGPAPTLLYGYGGFNISVTPGFTPTRLAWLDAGGIYAVANIRGGGEYGKAWHDAGRGFNKQNVFDDFAAAGEYLKENQIATRDGLAIEGRSNGGLLVGASINQRPDLYDAGHAAVGVMDMLRFDRFTAGRYWVDDYNYPQQERDAEYNLRFSPYHNVEASTDYPAVLVTTADTDDRVVPGHSFKYAAMLQEKAGEGDDPLLIRIETRAGHGSGKPTDKIIEEAADVAAFLAYHTGLRTPVGDAPYIMETPRGAR, encoded by the coding sequence ATGCGCCCTGTCGCTTCCACGCTCGCCCTGACGGCGGCCCTTCTCGCCAGCACCGCTTGCACCACCACGATGGAGGAGGCGCGTGTGGCACCGGCCGCGGGGAGCGAGACGATGATCGAACCGATGGCTTATCCCGACACGCGCGCCGAGAACGTCGGCTACCAAGTGGGCGATCTGACGGTCGAGGATCCCTATCGCTGGCTCGAGAACGACGTTCGCGAAGATCCGGCGGTGGCCCGCTGGGTCGAGGCACAGAACGAAGTGACGTTCGATTATCTGGAGAAGCTGCCCGGCACCGAGTGGTTCAAGAAGCGGATGACCGCGCTCTACGATTACGAGCGGATCGGCGTGCCGCGCGAGGCGGGCGGCATGTACTTCTATTCGAAGAACGACGGCTTGCAGCCGCAGTCGGTCCTGTATGTCCAGGACGGGTTGGACGGCAGTCCGCGTGTCCTGATCGATCCCAACACATGGTCGGACGACGGCGCCACGGCGCTGGGCGAATATGCCGTTAGCGAGGACGGCACCATGCTTGCCTACGCGATCCAGGACGGGGGTTCGGACTGGCGGACCGTCAAGGTGATGAACGTCCGCACCAACCAGGTGATGAACGATACCGTCGAATGGGTGAAGTTCTCCGGCCTCGAATGGGCCAAGGACGGGTCGGGCTTCTACTACAGCCGCTTCCCGGCGAACGAGGAAGCGGGCAAGTTCATCGGGCTGAACACCGACCAGGCGGTCTATTTCCACCGGTTGGGCACCGATCAGAGCGAGGACGAACTGGTCTTCGCCCGGCCCGACAATCCCGAACTCAACAATGCCGCCAGCGTCAGCGACGATGGGCGTTATCTGATTACGTCGTCCTCGACCGGCACCGACGGCTGGGAGACGGCGGTGATCGACCTGCAGAACCGGGATCGCGACCCGCTGGTGATCGAACCGGGCGTCGACTACGAGACGAGCTACGTCGGGAACGAGGGCACGACCTTCTATTTCGCGACCAATCGCGACGCGCCGCGCGGCGGCGTGTTCAAGGTCGACATCACCGATGCGAACCTGTCACGCGAATGGGTGATCGCGGAGGATGCGGCCTCGAAGCTCAATGGGGTCAGCCTCGTCGGGGGGCGTTTGATCGCCGACTATCTGGTCGACGTGAAGTCCGAAGCGCGGGTCTACGACATGGACGGCGACATGATCCGCACGATCGAACTGCCGGGAATCGGCAGCGCGGGCGGGTTCGGGGGGAGCCCCGAGCGGAGCGAAACCTTCTACAGTTTCTCCAGCTTCGGACAGCCGAGCACGGTCTACCGCTACGATGTGGCGACGGGGGAAAGCAGCGTCTGGGCAGCGCCCGACGTCGATTTCGATCCGAGCGACTATGTGACCGAGCAGGTGTTCTACACCTCGAAGGACGGGACGCGGATCCCGATGTTCGTGACGCGGCACAGGGACACGAGCGGTCCCGCACCGACGTTGCTGTACGGCTATGGCGGGTTCAACATCTCGGTCACGCCTGGCTTCACGCCAACGCGGCTGGCCTGGCTCGACGCGGGGGGAATCTATGCGGTCGCGAACATTCGCGGCGGGGGAGAATATGGCAAGGCGTGGCACGATGCCGGACGCGGCTTCAACAAGCAGAACGTGTTCGACGATTTCGCGGCGGCGGGCGAGTATCTGAAGGAAAACCAGATCGCGACCCGTGACGGGCTGGCGATCGAGGGGCGCTCGAACGGCGGGCTGCTGGTCGGCGCGAGCATCAACCAGCGTCCCGATCTGTATGATGCGGGCCATGCCGCGGTGGGCGTGATGGACATGCTGCGTTTCGACCGCTTCACGGCGGGGCGCTATTGGGTCGACGACTATAACTATCCGCAGCAGGAGCGGGACGCGGAATATAATCTGCGCTTCTCGCCCTATCACAATGTCGAGGCGTCGACTGACTATCCGGCGGTGCTGGTGACGACGGCCGATACCGACGATCGCGTGGTGCCGGGGCACAGCTTTAAATATGCCGCGATGCTGCAGGAAAAGGCCGGGGAGGGCGACGATCCGTTGCTCATTCGCATCGAAACGCGGGCGGGCCACGGGTCGGGCAAGCCGACCGACAAGATCATCGAGGAAGCCGCCGACGTGGCGGCGTTCCTGGCCTACCACACGGGGTTGAGGACCCCCGTCGGGGACGCGCCCTACATCATGGAAACGCCGCGCGGTGCGCGGTAG
- a CDS encoding META domain-containing protein, with product MSRFPLFLATVGTFSLAGCATIGEMADPLVSQAWALEGIERPGQEPQYIDPSLGARHTLDFQSDGRLAIQLDCNRGNSDWSRYDEGYAPPGEGSALRIGEIASTRALCPRPSFGEEMAAALPLASGYQIVDGGRTLLLRTRTATYRFTAR from the coding sequence ATGAGTCGGTTCCCGTTGTTCCTTGCCACGGTCGGCACGTTCTCGCTCGCCGGTTGTGCCACCATCGGCGAAATGGCCGATCCGCTCGTCTCGCAGGCATGGGCGCTCGAGGGCATCGAACGCCCCGGGCAGGAGCCCCAGTACATCGACCCCTCGCTGGGCGCACGACATACACTCGACTTCCAGTCCGACGGTCGCCTCGCCATCCAGCTCGACTGCAATCGCGGCAACAGCGACTGGTCGCGCTACGACGAGGGATATGCACCCCCTGGCGAGGGGAGCGCGCTGCGGATCGGCGAGATCGCCTCGACCCGCGCGCTGTGCCCGCGCCCCAGTTTCGGTGAGGAAATGGCGGCCGCACTACCGCTCGCGAGCGGGTACCAGATCGTCGATGGCGGCCGGACCCTGCTTTTGCGCACCCGCACCGCAACCTACCGCTTCACCGCACGCTGA